A portion of the Algisphaera agarilytica genome contains these proteins:
- a CDS encoding L-lactate MFS transporter has protein sequence MSANRNRWLVALSGVGIHISIGSVYAYSVMTLPLKEALGWQKSDITMAFSVAIVCLGLSAAFLGHFVEKHGPRASGMLAAICYGLGTIGAGLAVRFESLPMFIAAYGVLGGIGLGVGYITPVSTLVKWFPDKRGLATGMAIMGFGFAAMIFGPVMQKLFSTVGPSNTFLILGSVYFVVIFCSALYIAPPPKGWKPAQLDETEGVSKPKRVQREDLAQLTVFEAIRTKRFYFMWTMLFINITCGIALISVASPMAQEMAGMSAAAAAAMVGFMGLFNGIGRIGWASLSDYIGRPATYAAFFSIQIVAFFLLTKSPAPWQFQALVLLILTCYGGGFASVPAFLGDLFGTKQLGAIHGYTLTAWAAAGLVGPTLVTRVQEATGNYATTLYVFAGLFVLALAVTGLMALDIRAKRAAMGHTPPTAGPGVMGQPAAG, from the coding sequence ATGTCCGCAAACCGCAACCGTTGGCTCGTCGCCCTCTCCGGCGTCGGCATCCACATCTCAATCGGCTCGGTCTACGCCTACAGCGTGATGACCTTGCCCCTCAAAGAAGCCCTGGGCTGGCAGAAGTCCGACATCACCATGGCCTTCTCCGTGGCGATAGTCTGCCTGGGCCTCTCGGCCGCGTTTCTCGGGCACTTCGTCGAGAAGCACGGGCCGCGCGCTTCGGGGATGCTCGCAGCGATCTGCTACGGCCTGGGCACGATCGGGGCAGGCCTCGCGGTGCGGTTTGAATCGCTGCCGATGTTCATCGCGGCCTACGGCGTGCTCGGCGGCATCGGCCTGGGCGTGGGCTACATCACCCCCGTCTCCACGCTGGTCAAGTGGTTCCCCGACAAGCGCGGCCTGGCCACGGGCATGGCGATCATGGGCTTCGGTTTCGCGGCGATGATCTTCGGCCCGGTCATGCAGAAGCTCTTCTCCACCGTCGGCCCGTCGAACACCTTCTTGATCCTGGGCAGCGTTTACTTTGTGGTGATCTTCTGCAGCGCCCTCTACATCGCCCCGCCGCCCAAAGGCTGGAAGCCCGCCCAACTCGACGAAACCGAAGGCGTTTCCAAACCCAAGCGAGTTCAACGCGAAGACCTCGCGCAGCTCACCGTCTTCGAAGCCATCCGCACCAAGCGGTTCTACTTCATGTGGACGATGCTGTTCATCAACATCACCTGTGGGATTGCGTTGATTTCGGTGGCCTCGCCTATGGCCCAAGAGATGGCGGGCATGTCCGCCGCCGCCGCCGCTGCGATGGTCGGGTTCATGGGGCTGTTCAACGGCATCGGCCGGATCGGCTGGGCCTCGCTGTCGGACTACATCGGCCGACCCGCAACTTACGCCGCATTCTTCTCGATCCAGATCGTGGCATTCTTCCTGCTCACCAAGTCGCCAGCGCCCTGGCAGTTCCAGGCGCTGGTGCTTCTGATCCTCACCTGCTACGGCGGAGGATTCGCCTCCGTGCCCGCGTTCCTCGGTGACCTGTTCGGCACCAAGCAGCTCGGGGCGATCCACGGCTACACGCTGACCGCCTGGGCCGCCGCGGGCCTCGTCGGCCCGACACTGGTCACCCGCGTGCAGGAAGCCACCGGCAACTACGCCACGACGCTCTACGTCTTCGCCGGCCTCTTCGTCCTCGCCCTGGCCGTCACCGGCCTGATGGCCTTAGACATCCGGGCCAAGCGCGCAGCCATGGGCCACACACCCCCCACCGCAGGCCCCGGCGTGATGGGTCAACCCGCAGCGGGATGA
- a CDS encoding carbohydrate kinase family protein — MTSETLSKPLDVVVLGLNVVDVLVRLPREVQAGEKHQVNELVIQGGAPAGNAACGLARLGWRTGFATRLGDNALSATARADLQRYGVQPDLFVHTPDAQPAAAVVQIDPADGERTVFYSLEGYLPLEPDEVPVQAIQNARLLLTDGYEPDVGLRGLEAAREAGVQSVLDIEAGDPAVMRQMIELGTDCILPLVAAQQLSGESEPDAAMRRLAQSTDGQLVVTDGTHGSWALTPKGVIHQPAFLVEAVDTTGCGDSFHAGYASALLDGLSLELRLEMAALVAAHVATQLGGRTALPTREEMAESELSKTSADLLNHLRNTCHA, encoded by the coding sequence ATGACCTCCGAAACGCTCTCCAAACCGCTGGATGTCGTGGTGCTGGGCTTGAACGTCGTCGACGTGCTGGTACGTCTGCCACGCGAGGTTCAGGCTGGTGAGAAACACCAAGTCAACGAGTTGGTCATCCAGGGCGGCGCGCCCGCCGGCAACGCGGCGTGTGGTCTGGCACGGCTGGGTTGGCGCACCGGCTTCGCCACACGGCTGGGCGACAACGCCCTGAGCGCGACCGCCCGGGCAGACCTCCAGCGTTACGGCGTTCAGCCCGACCTGTTCGTCCACACCCCCGACGCTCAGCCCGCCGCGGCGGTGGTGCAGATCGACCCGGCCGACGGTGAACGCACGGTGTTCTACTCGCTCGAAGGCTATCTTCCTTTGGAGCCCGATGAAGTTCCGGTCCAGGCGATTCAGAACGCCCGGCTGCTGCTGACCGATGGTTACGAGCCCGACGTTGGACTGCGTGGTCTTGAAGCGGCACGCGAAGCGGGGGTGCAGAGCGTGCTCGACATCGAAGCGGGTGACCCCGCGGTGATGCGCCAGATGATTGAGCTTGGCACGGACTGCATCCTGCCGCTGGTCGCGGCACAGCAACTCAGCGGTGAAAGCGAACCAGACGCCGCGATGCGCCGCCTTGCTCAATCGACCGACGGCCAGTTGGTTGTGACCGACGGCACGCACGGCAGCTGGGCGTTGACACCCAAGGGCGTGATCCATCAGCCCGCGTTTCTTGTCGAGGCGGTGGACACCACGGGCTGCGGCGACTCGTTCCACGCGGGTTATGCCAGCGCGTTGCTCGACGGGTTGTCGTTGGAGCTGCGTTTGGAGATGGCCGCATTGGTGGCGGCCCACGTCGCTACTCAGCTCGGCGGACGTACCGCCTTGCCCACGCGAGAAGAAATGGCCGAGTCGGAATTGTCGAAAACCTCGGCGGATTTACTGAACCACCTGCGGAACACTTGCCATGCATGA
- a CDS encoding family 4 glycosyl hydrolase, whose protein sequence is MAHSPKVVILGAGSLFFGRKAVWQMIHSPHLRTGTLALVDTDADRLAKMKTLAEKAIAHNDAPLKLEASTDRREVLKDADFVVFSFADRNAHFRGVDCDTSVKYGIRMCSGDTIGPGGVFRTLREWPEIAGSARDVLELCPDAWVINYINPAAVHGMGLARFFPDLKSMALCDAQFTLHENYAKAAGVPFDDKLKLRSGGPNHFTWLLEASYDGKDILPDIVDHVRKNADDDLNQQAQGYATQAKGWLNNGIAVELHDAFGYLPAVIAHTKEYVRFYQRPGTVGRDTHPPLKIFEVPDRLKWTDEVWQRVDDYVSGSVDIAEFDTEFGPDPATDLIENMWAGLGKSMHINTANGGAVPNMADDAFLELLCEVDMDGPRPLPYPEMPRGIRGLCEQVLDTHELTAAAAFHTDRDLLRRALLTDPLTYSVGDTDALIDELLELQRDAVSSDWFD, encoded by the coding sequence ATGGCTCATTCCCCCAAAGTCGTCATCCTCGGAGCAGGCAGCCTGTTCTTTGGCCGCAAGGCCGTGTGGCAGATGATCCACTCCCCGCACCTCCGTACCGGCACGCTCGCCCTGGTCGATACCGATGCGGATCGCCTGGCGAAGATGAAGACGCTGGCCGAGAAAGCCATCGCGCACAACGATGCGCCGCTGAAGCTCGAAGCCTCGACCGATCGGCGCGAGGTGCTCAAGGACGCCGACTTTGTGGTGTTCTCGTTTGCCGACCGTAACGCTCACTTCCGCGGTGTGGATTGCGACACCTCGGTGAAGTACGGCATCCGCATGTGTTCGGGCGACACCATCGGGCCCGGCGGGGTGTTCCGCACGCTGCGTGAGTGGCCGGAGATCGCCGGCAGCGCCCGCGACGTGCTCGAGCTCTGCCCGGACGCCTGGGTGATCAACTACATCAACCCCGCTGCGGTCCACGGCATGGGCCTGGCCCGGTTCTTCCCCGACTTGAAGTCAATGGCTCTCTGCGATGCGCAGTTCACGCTGCACGAGAACTACGCCAAGGCCGCCGGCGTCCCGTTCGACGACAAGCTCAAGCTGCGCAGCGGCGGGCCGAACCACTTCACCTGGCTGCTCGAAGCGTCGTACGACGGCAAAGACATCCTGCCCGATATCGTCGACCACGTGCGAAAGAACGCGGACGACGACCTCAACCAACAGGCCCAAGGCTATGCCACGCAGGCCAAGGGCTGGCTCAACAACGGTATCGCGGTCGAGCTGCACGACGCCTTCGGCTACCTGCCCGCCGTGATCGCCCACACCAAGGAATACGTCCGCTTCTACCAACGCCCCGGCACCGTCGGCCGTGACACGCATCCGCCGCTGAAGATCTTCGAAGTCCCTGATCGCTTGAAGTGGACCGACGAGGTCTGGCAACGTGTGGACGACTACGTCTCGGGCAGCGTTGATATCGCCGAGTTCGACACCGAGTTCGGCCCCGACCCCGCGACCGACCTGATCGAAAACATGTGGGCGGGCCTGGGCAAGTCCATGCACATCAATACCGCTAACGGTGGGGCGGTGCCGAATATGGCGGACGACGCCTTCCTCGAGCTGCTCTGCGAGGTCGATATGGACGGCCCGCGTCCGCTGCCGTATCCCGAGATGCCCCGCGGCATCCGCGGGCTCTGCGAGCAGGTGCTCGACACCCACGAACTCACCGCCGCCGCCGCGTTCCACACCGACCGCGACCTGCTTCGCCGGGCGCTGTTGACCGACCCGCTGACGTATTCGGTTGGCGACACGGATGCTCTGATCGACGAGCTTCTCGAGTTGCAACGCGATGCGGTGTCCTCTGATTGGTTTGATTGA
- a CDS encoding L-fucose/L-arabinose isomerase family protein, protein MIAPSPPQALPDQGVTTQILRELAPPLPTAAPTRIAVVACGLHIHFPWEPACQRYEQVLDLLGSALPAEQFEIVRADEPFEDPDALIRFLSRESEHELHGVLLFHAAYTAGEIGAYLGRWLTEQGLPLMSWSFPDPPAERLSANSLCCQNFLLNMLNRLDVRYAWLHEEVTDTLPEEIARFCRVARARQRLRFGKALHVGGSRVIAFYDGETDELSVIRQFGLRFDRIDLQAAFDYSRKLDDRAIRSLLESITRSSRCAVNDVPDEQAMQTLRLGLAIAHMAAEGGYIGCTIKSWPELFNQYGCACDGSVSMLNDWGLCTTEEGEMNGLISSLTMHLLSEGDAIPTMMDLSAVNPQANRIGIWHCGASPTRLLHAGHNFDLRKHSILENADPETAVGMMVEFPLALGPATLVRYQSPDAGRMFAFEGEMADCTMPFRGVYGELIPKARATASQIMGTILSGGLDHHWSLGYGHWHEDLAMLNFFLGVQTLEVSKHHRLSGFGPAEAHTNGAAR, encoded by the coding sequence CCCGGATCGCGGTCGTGGCGTGTGGCCTTCATATCCACTTCCCCTGGGAGCCGGCCTGTCAGCGTTACGAGCAAGTGCTAGACCTGCTCGGCAGCGCCCTGCCGGCCGAACAATTCGAGATCGTCCGGGCTGATGAACCCTTCGAAGATCCCGACGCCCTGATCCGCTTCCTGTCGCGTGAATCCGAACACGAACTTCACGGCGTGCTGTTGTTCCACGCCGCCTACACCGCGGGTGAGATCGGCGCGTACCTCGGTCGTTGGCTGACCGAGCAGGGGCTGCCGCTGATGAGCTGGTCGTTCCCCGACCCGCCCGCCGAGCGTTTGAGCGCCAACAGCTTGTGCTGCCAGAACTTTCTGCTGAACATGCTCAACCGGCTGGACGTCCGCTACGCCTGGCTCCACGAAGAAGTCACCGACACGCTGCCCGAAGAGATCGCCCGCTTCTGCCGGGTGGCCCGCGCCCGGCAACGACTGCGGTTCGGCAAGGCGCTGCACGTCGGCGGCTCGCGCGTGATCGCGTTTTACGACGGCGAGACCGATGAACTCTCGGTCATCCGGCAGTTCGGCTTACGCTTCGACCGCATCGACCTCCAAGCGGCGTTTGATTATTCGCGCAAACTCGACGACCGCGCCATCCGCAGCCTTCTCGAATCGATCACGCGGTCGTCGCGGTGCGCGGTCAATGATGTCCCCGACGAGCAGGCCATGCAGACGCTGCGGCTGGGCCTTGCGATCGCGCACATGGCCGCCGAGGGCGGATACATCGGCTGCACGATCAAGAGCTGGCCGGAGCTGTTCAATCAGTACGGCTGCGCCTGCGACGGCTCGGTGTCCATGCTCAACGACTGGGGTCTGTGCACCACCGAAGAAGGCGAGATGAACGGGCTGATCTCGTCGCTGACGATGCACCTGCTCTCCGAGGGCGACGCGATCCCCACGATGATGGACCTCTCGGCGGTCAACCCGCAGGCCAACCGCATCGGCATCTGGCACTGCGGCGCTTCGCCCACCCGGCTGCTGCACGCGGGCCACAACTTCGACCTGCGCAAGCACTCCATCCTCGAAAACGCTGACCCCGAGACCGCAGTGGGCATGATGGTCGAGTTCCCGTTAGCTCTCGGGCCAGCGACGCTGGTTCGGTATCAGTCTCCCGACGCGGGGCGGATGTTTGCGTTCGAGGGCGAGATGGCGGATTGCACCATGCCGTTCCGCGGGGTGTATGGCGAACTCATCCCCAAGGCCCGGGCCACCGCGTCGCAGATCATGGGCACCATCCTCAGCGGCGGGCTCGACCACCACTGGTCGCTGGGCTACGGCCACTGGCACGAAGACCTGGCGATGCTCAACTTCTTCCTGGGCGTGCAGACCCTGGAGGTTTCCAAGCACCACCGCCTCTCGGGTTTCGGCCCCGCTGAAGCGCATACCAACGGAGCAGCGCGATGA
- a CDS encoding glycoside hydrolase family 117 protein, whose translation MSVHLSAASKRAASYPARGPEWSTSFSFQTVTGIGHEAGVNRRDPSSILRIDDLYYVWYTRSEGPSSWRKPGYDPAQRIFSWDMAEIWYASSPDGYDWTEQGCAVDRGEAGAYDSRTVCTPDVMHHDGRFYLVYQAATEPYGGSEETVGMAVAESVDGPWEKTPEPILRPMKGGEWFGDPDNYNKGHFRGLNHDPMLLFFKGKYHLYYKCGSSHHPGKPNEKYAGRDTRWGVAISDNPTGPYDHSPYNPVTNSGHETLLWPYKDGLAALLNRDGPERDTVQYTTDGVNFEPMGTAWNTPWAGGACRCEDTDAHPLKGIEWGLGHIDEGGSEWNYIVRFDADPHNSSTCPSYYPRKL comes from the coding sequence ATGTCTGTTCACCTCAGCGCCGCTTCCAAACGCGCAGCGTCGTACCCCGCCCGCGGCCCGGAGTGGTCCACCAGCTTCAGCTTCCAGACCGTCACCGGCATCGGGCATGAGGCCGGGGTCAACCGACGCGACCCCAGCAGCATCCTCCGCATCGACGATCTTTACTACGTCTGGTACACCCGCTCCGAGGGGCCGAGCTCGTGGCGCAAGCCGGGCTATGACCCCGCCCAGCGGATCTTCTCCTGGGACATGGCCGAGATATGGTATGCCTCTTCACCCGACGGCTACGACTGGACCGAACAAGGCTGCGCCGTCGACCGCGGTGAAGCCGGGGCTTACGATAGCCGGACCGTGTGCACGCCGGACGTGATGCACCACGACGGGCGTTTCTATCTCGTTTACCAGGCGGCGACCGAGCCGTACGGCGGGAGCGAGGAAACCGTGGGTATGGCGGTGGCCGAGTCGGTCGATGGCCCGTGGGAGAAGACCCCCGAGCCGATCCTCCGGCCGATGAAAGGCGGCGAGTGGTTCGGCGACCCCGACAACTACAACAAGGGACACTTCCGCGGCCTGAACCACGACCCGATGCTCCTGTTTTTCAAAGGCAAGTACCACCTGTACTACAAGTGCGGCAGCTCGCATCATCCGGGTAAACCCAACGAGAAATACGCGGGACGTGACACACGCTGGGGCGTGGCGATCTCTGACAACCCCACCGGGCCCTACGATCACTCGCCCTACAACCCCGTCACCAACAGCGGCCACGAGACGCTGCTCTGGCCCTACAAAGACGGCCTCGCCGCCCTTCTCAACCGCGACGGCCCGGAACGCGACACCGTGCAGTACACCACCGACGGCGTGAACTTCGAGCCCATGGGCACCGCGTGGAACACCCCCTGGGCCGGGGGTGCCTGCCGTTGCGAAGATACGGACGCGCACCCGCTCAAGGGGATAGAGTGGGGCCTGGGCCATATCGACGAAGGCGGGTCGGAGTGGAACTACATCGTCCGCTTCGATGCCGATCCCCACAACAGCTCCACCTGCCCGTCGTACTACCCGCGCAAGCTGTAA
- a CDS encoding Gfo/Idh/MocA family oxidoreductase translates to MNTLLVGTGEYTTGYVHGQESQSDKGAGVIGLSAFYQRALGQIDRVLMAGTNGTKFPGIREHLGRVLGERYRDLSTDFESFPADDCARDPEAYLKAMDELSPGDTVMVFTPDDTHFTIGMAAVERGLHVLIAKPIVQTVADHKALIEAGDRKGVLVAMEVHKRWDPIYADARDKIRDLGDFSFYNAYMSQPKSQLETFRAWAGKSSDISYYLNAHHIDFHNWSVGHRARPVSVTALGATGVAQSKDIDTEDTITLAVKWENTESGNLGTALYTSSWIAPKSDVHSQQRFHYMGHEGEIQVDQAHRGYQMATDADGFRSPNPLFMKYLPNDEGKFAGASGYGYLSIEAFIQAAHSVNDGKTTAVDWDGKLATARQTLPVTAILEAGRRSLDANGATIQIDEL, encoded by the coding sequence ATGAACACCCTCCTCGTCGGCACCGGCGAATACACCACCGGCTACGTCCACGGCCAGGAAAGCCAATCCGACAAAGGCGCGGGCGTCATCGGCCTGAGCGCGTTTTACCAGCGTGCCCTCGGCCAGATCGACCGCGTCCTGATGGCGGGGACCAACGGCACCAAGTTCCCCGGCATCCGTGAACACCTGGGCCGGGTGCTCGGCGAACGCTACCGGGACCTCAGCACCGACTTCGAGAGCTTCCCCGCCGACGACTGTGCACGTGACCCCGAAGCCTATCTCAAGGCGATGGACGAGCTCTCACCCGGCGACACCGTGATGGTCTTCACCCCCGACGACACCCACTTCACCATCGGCATGGCCGCGGTCGAGCGTGGGCTTCACGTCTTGATCGCCAAGCCGATCGTGCAGACGGTCGCCGATCACAAGGCGTTGATCGAGGCGGGCGACCGCAAGGGCGTGCTCGTAGCGATGGAAGTTCACAAGCGTTGGGACCCGATCTACGCCGACGCCCGCGACAAGATCCGCGATCTGGGCGACTTCAGCTTCTACAACGCCTACATGAGCCAGCCCAAGTCACAGCTCGAGACGTTCCGCGCCTGGGCGGGCAAGTCCAGCGACATCAGCTACTACCTCAACGCCCACCACATCGACTTCCACAACTGGTCGGTCGGCCACCGCGCCCGGCCGGTGTCGGTGACGGCGCTCGGCGCGACCGGTGTGGCACAATCGAAAGACATCGACACCGAAGACACCATCACGCTGGCCGTCAAATGGGAAAATACCGAGAGCGGCAACCTCGGCACCGCGCTCTACACCTCGTCATGGATCGCCCCCAAGAGCGACGTCCACTCGCAGCAGCGCTTCCACTACATGGGCCACGAAGGCGAGATCCAGGTCGACCAGGCCCACCGCGGCTACCAGATGGCGACCGACGCCGACGGCTTCCGCTCACCGAACCCGCTTTTCATGAAGTACCTGCCCAACGACGAAGGCAAGTTCGCCGGGGCGTCGGGCTACGGCTACCTGAGCATCGAAGCGTTCATCCAGGCGGCCCACTCGGTCAACGACGGCAAGACCACCGCCGTCGACTGGGACGGCAAGCTGGCCACCGCCCGCCAGACCCTCCCCGTCACCGCGATCCTCGAAGCGGGCCGACGGAGCCTCGACGCCAACGGCGCAACGATCCAGATCGACGAGCTCTGA